ATTACGTTCGGGTCCGCCAGATCGACACCAAAGCCTTGCAGGAAACCCTGATTGCGCAGCACATCCACTGTCGGCTGACTGACGGCAAGATCCAGTGTCGCGATCTTGGCGTCGTTGGCCGCGTCGCCCAGCGTTGCTTTGGCCCATTGTCCAATCAGCAGCCCGGCAAGGAAATTGTCCGTGGCAAACGTTGCGTCAGCCGAGTCAATGGGTTCCAGCGGCGTATCCAGAGCAATAACCAGAACCCCTGCATCCCGCGCCTGCTTCACGGCCGGAACGATGGATGAAGTGTCCGAAGCCGTCAGCAGAATGCCCTTGGCGCCGTCCAGAATGCAGGTCTCAATGGCTTGCACCTGCGTTTCATGGTCGCCGTCAACTTTGCCTGCAAAGGCTTTGAGCGTCATTCCCAGCTCTTCCGCCTTCGCTGTCGCGCCTTCCTTCATTTTGACAAAGAACGGGTTGGTGTCTGTCTTGGTGATCAGGCAAACGGTTTCACCGTCCGCCATTGCACTGCCAGCCATGGCAGTAACCCCGAGCGCAGCTGCACCCGCAAGTTTTGCAAGTTTCATCGATTATCCTCCCAGTTTTTCCTATGCCGAGTAGGGCACGAGGGCGATCAGGCAAAAATCCTGATCCCATAAGAAACAATCACAAGAATCGAAATTTGAGTCAATAAATAAATCACTCTTAATTATTATTGACAGGGCGGGCGGGCTTTCCCATCCTTCAGCAGGAAAGGGGTGGTCGTGCCGGAAAAATCATCACGGAAAAATTCGATTGGTTCACAGGGGTCAGTGGTGCGCGGAACCAATCAAAGCGGCATGCGGGCCCGCAACGAACGGCTGGTGTTGTCGCTTGTCCGACGTCATCAGGCCCTTGCGAAGTCCGAACTCGCGCGCATGACGGGACTGTCGGCACAAACGGTTTCCGTCATCATGCGTCAATTGGAAAAGGATGGGTTGCTTCTGCGCGGTGAACCGGTCCGCGGGAAAGTCGGGCAACCTTCCGTTCCCATGCGTCTCAACCCGGATGGTGCGTTTTTCTTTGGGCTCAAGGTCGGGCGCCGCAGTACCGAGCTGGTTTTGACTGACTTTGTGGGAAACGTGCGGCAACGCAAGCGGCGAACCTATGACTATCCAACGCCGAAAGCCACTTTGGAGTTTTCCACGCAGAGTCTGGGCAAAATGATGTCATCCATGTCGCCCGAGGCCAAAGGCAGGATTGCGGGTCTTGGAATTGCCATGCCGTTCTACCTGTGGGACTGGGCCCAGGCCCTTCAGGTTCCTCAGGAAGAAATGGACCCGTGGCGCGTATCAGACCTGAAGGCTGACCTGGCTGGTCGCCTCGATATGCCGGTTTTTCTGCAAAATGACGCAACGGCGGCTTGTGGTGCGGAACTGGTATTCGGTCCGGCCGATGGACCAAGGGATTTTCTGTATTTCTATATCGGGTTTTTCATTGGCGGCGGTGTGGTTCTCAATGGCGCGATCTTTTCGGGGCGTGGAAACTCGGGGGCGATCGGCCCCCTGCCTGTGCCGGATGGTACGGGCGGTGTCAGGCCGCTTATCGACGTGGCCAGCCTTTATGTGCTCGAGCGTGCGATCACGACAGCAGGGGCGACCTCGCAGTCTTTATGGGAAACGACCGAACGTTGGGATGTGCCAAATGTTCAACTGGAAAACTGGTTGAAACGGACGGCGAGCGGGATTGCCCATGCGATTGTCTCATCCTGTAGCCTGATAGATTTCGAATGCGTGAAGATTGACGGCTGGATGCCGCAGGACATCAAGGCGCGTTTGGTTGAAATGGTCGAAGACAAACTGTCCAAGCTGAACCTGACCGGTCTTGAGCGCCCCGTGGTGCTGGAAGGGACCGTGGGCCCGGAAGCACGCTCACTGGGCGCGGCAAGCCTGCCGTTGTCGGAACGGTATCTTTCAGAAGCTTAGGCATGAAATCATCCTGCTGCCTTGGATTTTTCACGAAGTCGATTTACCCGCCCGAACTGCCGAATTCAGCATTTTTTCGACGGCCACGGCACATTTTCGTTGACCGAGGGCTGAGTTGTCTGGCAAGCCGCTCGGCATGTCCGGTTCCGGGGCTTGCTCTGGAATCAATAGGGAATGCGGTGCGGGCTCAGGCCCAATTCCGCAACTGCACCCGCAACTGTAAGCGGCGAGCAGGGCTGAAACGCCACTGGGGTTTGCCCGGGAAGGCCAGTCCAACGCTTTGACCCGCAAGTCAGGATACCTGCCGGACATGTGCCCTCTAACGGGCACTCCTAATCGGCGACGGGATGTGCGTCGGACCAGGATGCCTGAAAGGGTAATTTGGCGTCGAATGTCCCGTGGTCAAAACGAATTTCGCGCCGGGATTGGCGCGACGGGACAAGGACGACTGTTCATGAAAACGCTGCTCAGTGCAGCCGCTGCCGTGATGGCACTTCCTGCCATGGCAAATGCGCATTTCCTTTTGGAATACACCACCGACACCATGATCGAGAAACCGGGTGATGTGCCGGTCAAGCTGGTTTTCTGGCATCCGTTCGAAAACGGCCATGTCATGGATCTGGAAAAGCCGCAGGAATTCTATGTGATCCACAACGGTGAAAAGACCGATTTGCTGGATACGCTGGAACCTATCCGGTTCACCGGCGGGCAAAACGAGGGCGCGGCGTTCAAAGGCAGTGTCCCGGTCAAACGGTCGGGTGACTATGTGCTGGTGACGGTTCCTCAGCCTTACTATGAGGAATCCGAAGACATCTATATCCAACAGCTCACCAAAGCCTTCCTGAACCGCAACGAATTACCGACCGACTGGATGAATCCCGTGGGTCTGCCGACCGAGATTATCCCGCTGAACAAGCCGACCAACATCATCGCGGGTTCAACCTTCACGGGCCGTGTGCTGGCTGATGGTCAGCCGGTTGCGGGGGCCGAGATCGAGATCGAATACATGGCCGCCGAACCCGACATGGACAGCGCGGCCGCTTCTGCACCGAAAGTGTCCCCTATGCCGGGTGGTGCGGTGGTCGCCATATCTGACGACAACGGGTATTTTTCGTTCGGCGTTCCAAAAGCCGGCTACTGGGGTTTCGCAGCACTTGGTTCCGGTCCGGCAACCGAACATGAGGGCAAAGAACTCAGCCAGGATGCGGTGATCTGGATTCGCGCCTGGGATCTGGAGTAACCCCGAATGCACATCGTCGACGGAGCCCTTTCCAACCCGGTTGTTGTTGGCGGCGCCATAGCGGCCGCGGGCGGGATCGCCATGGGTCTCAGGTCTCTGGATCTTGATCGCATCCCCACTGCCGGTGTGCTGTCAGCCAGTTTCTTCGTAGCATCGTTGATCCACGTACCCATTGGTCCGTCGTCGGTCCATTTGATCCTCAACGGCATGGCCGGGCTGCTGCTTGGTTGGGCCGCATTCCCGGCTTTGTTCGTCGGGCTTTTGTTACAGGCGGTCTTTTTCGGCTTTGGCGGGTTGACGGTGCTGGGGATCAACACCGTCAATATCGCCCTGCCCGCGGTGGTGGCCGGAATGCTGTTCGGTCGTCTGATCGCGCGCGGGACACCTTTGCATGGTGCGATTTGGGGTGGTGTCGGCGGCGCATTTGCAATTGCGGCGACAACCGGCATGGTCGCGATTTCCCTGGCGCTGTCGGGGGATGAGTTCCTGCCCGCTGCCAAGCTTGTTTTCTTCGCCCATATTCCAGTCATGGCCATCGAGGCGATTTTGACCGGGTTCGCCGTCTTGTTGGCGCGCAAGGTCAAGCCCGAACTGTTTTTCAGAGGAGCAACCACATGAAACATCTGGTTGTCATACTGGCTGTGTGCTGTGCGCCCGTGCCTGCCCTGGCGCACAAGGTCATAGCCGGCGTTTTCGAGTCGGGAGACGTGATCGAGGGCGAGATCGGCTTTTCCAACGGTGATATGGCAAGCGGGACCGAGGTCATTGTCACCGGCCCGGACGGGGCCGAGCTGGGTCGATCGGTCACGGATGCGGACGGTTTCTTTGTCTACACGCCGACCTCGGCCGTGGCGCACACCTTCTTTGCTGACCTTGGCGCCGGGCATGTGGCCGAAGTCACGATGTCTGCCGAAGATGTCGCGCGGGTTCTGGGTGTTGCCGTGGCAGAAACCGGAGACTCGTCTTCGGCTGCTTTGACACCGGCCAGCGGTTCGGCGGCTTCTCTCAGCGTCGAAGAACAGCAGGTTATCGCCAAAGCCGTGCGTGATGAATTGCGCCCGCTCAGGCGCGAGATTGCGGCCTATCGCGAACAGAATGACCTGCAAACCATCCTTGGCGGGATCGGGTACATCGTTGGTCTGTTCGGTCTGGGCTTTTACATGGCGGCCCGCCGCAAGCTGGCGTCCTGATGGCACACGTTCTGGGGCACCAAGAAAAAACACTGGCCGAAGCCGGTGACGGGCCGGACGGTCTGATCAGCCAGCTGGATCCCCGGATGCGTATCGTCATGGCGGTTGCTTTTGCTGTCGTGACCGTGGCGCTGTCATCCCTCGGCGCGCTTTGCGTGGCGCTGACAGTGTCGCTTTCGCTTCTGATAGTTTCCCGTCTGCCGTGGCGAAAGACGTTGAAGCGAATGGCCATGATGGATGGGTTCATCCTGTTCATGCTGGTCCTGCTGCCCTTTTCCATGCCCGGAGCCCCGATGTTCACGCTTTGGGGATTCCCCGCAAGCTGGCAGGGTTTCTGGAAAGCGGTCGAGATTGCTTTGACCGCCAATGCCGTGATCCTGTCCCTGATGGTTTTGGTCGGCACGATGGAGCCAGTCACTCTGGGTCACGCCTTGCATCGTCTGCGGTGCCCGGAAAAGCTGGTTTACCTGCTGATGTTCACGATCCGGTATATCGAGGTGTTGCGGGAAGAATACCTGCGCTTGCGCGCCGCCATGAAGGTGCGCGGTTTTCGGCCAGCAACAAACTGGCACACATATCGCAGCTTTGGCTACCTTGTGGGCATGATGCTTGTGCGCGCGATCGAAAGATCGGAACGCATCCTGGCCGCGATGAAGTGCCGGGGGTTTTCCGGGCGTATGCCGTTGCTTCAGGAATTTGCCCTGACCCGCGCGGACATTGTGTTTGCGGCTGGTTTCAGCGGTCTCTGCCTGGGTCTGATCATTCTGGAATTCGCATGACACTGATCGCGCTAGAAGACATCTGTTTTTCCTACCCCGGCCAGCCACCCGTTCTGGACGGGGCCAGCCTGAGCCTGAATGCCGGGCAGCGCCTGTCTCTGACTGGTCCGAACGGTGCGGGAAAATCGACGCTCCTGCGCATCACGCTTGGGTTGCAGCGCCCGAGTTCTGGCACCGTCACCGTTTTTGGTCAGAAACGCGTGGAAGAGGCCGATTTCCACGAAGTGCGCCGCCGGGTGGGGCTTGTATTTCAGGATGCGGACGATCAGCTGTTCTGCCCGACCGTCGCCGAAGACATCGCCTTTGGGCCGCTCAATCTGGGCAAGACCCGTGACGAAGCGCTTGCCATTGTCGACAAAGTTCTGGGCGATCTGGACCTGATACACCTGAAGAACCGCATCACACACAAATTGTCAGGCGGTGAAAAACGGCTGGTGACACTGGCGACGGTTCTGGCGATGGATCCCGAAGTGCTGTTGCTGGACGAACCGACGAATGCGCTGGATACGAAAAACGAAGCGCGCCTGCTGGAAATCCTGCGCGCGTTGCCACAGGCGATTCTGCTTGTCAGTCATTCGCCGGCGTTCCGCTTGGAATTGGCACCCGATGAACTGGATCTTCGCGACGGGAAGCCGGTGCCGGTCTGAACTGTTCCCGCGATAACCGGACATGGTGGTTTCAGAAATGCAATCACACCGCCTGAGCCTGGCCATGAATCCGACAGCAAGCCCAGTGCGTCGTCAGGCCTCGGTTATGTGCGCTTACGGCTCATCAGCCCATATCTGACCGCCCATGCCCGAAAAGACCCGCGTTTGCGCCTGTCCTGTTTCACAGGTTGCCTGGATTGCGCACCGCCTTTGCGGTTGAATTCGAACACGTCGATTATCCGCTCGGCACAGCCACAGGCTTCGCCCATGCCGACTTTGGCGAAATAGAATTTCTCGAAACGTTCCGGGTTTTGCATGGCTGACCTCCTGAATGCATTGAACCTCATGAAGGGTGCTCTGCCAAATCACTTTCCTGCATTTCAGGCAGCCGCGCTATGGCGCGGCGAACTCGTTTCCTGTCCAGACATTGTCCAGTTGATTGAAGACCGGTGAGGTGATGAGCATTTCAGCGGAATAAAGCAGTTGCAGCTCATCCGCAAACCGCGTGACGCCCGGCACAAGCCCGGTGATATTGCGCCATTCAGCCCAGGTTCCGGGATTTGACAGGCTGGTCGGATTGCCGGGATCAGCGGGCTGGTGCCACCCGGCGGCGTTCAGCAGCGGCGTGAGCGCAAAGCGCGCATCATTGCTGTCGACCTCGGTACAGGCAGCGGCATCGCATTCCCAACTGGTCCAGTCCGCCGCCGCGATGGTTCCGGCGATCGGAGCGGCGGCGTCGATGACCCGAACCAATACCTCGAAACCGCCACCAGCAGTCGGGCGGCTGAGCGACAGGGGATCGGTTGCCACGGCGTGCAAAGCCGCAGTTGGCGCCAGGCTGAGTGTTCGGCCGATCAGAGCCAGCTGCGCAGAGCCGTCTGTTGCGGGAGCAGACCCCGCAGCAGGCAGTGTTCTGACAGGTGTCAAAATCGGAACCGCGCCACCACGGATCGTGATTTCCTGCACCGCATTGTCAAAGGCCGGAACAAAGTCGCTGCGGATCGTATAGGTCAACGGGAAGCTGGGTTGTTGCGGCCCCGCAGGTCGGGCGCCATCACGGGTGACAAAGGACAGCGGTGGAACGGCACCGGGCTGTGGCAGCGAAATCTGCGGCCCCGCTATGCCCAGAGCGGCTGCGATCATGCGCGCGCGCTGTTCGGCCTCTCCATACTCGCTCAGCAGATTTATGTAGCCGCCGATCTCGGTGATATTGCGCGGC
This DNA window, taken from Ruegeria sp. YS9, encodes the following:
- the cbiM gene encoding cobalt transporter CbiM, with the protein product MHIVDGALSNPVVVGGAIAAAGGIAMGLRSLDLDRIPTAGVLSASFFVASLIHVPIGPSSVHLILNGMAGLLLGWAAFPALFVGLLLQAVFFGFGGLTVLGINTVNIALPAVVAGMLFGRLIARGTPLHGAIWGGVGGAFAIAATTGMVAISLALSGDEFLPAAKLVFFAHIPVMAIEAILTGFAVLLARKVKPELFFRGATT
- a CDS encoding energy-coupling factor ABC transporter ATP-binding protein, with translation MTLIALEDICFSYPGQPPVLDGASLSLNAGQRLSLTGPNGAGKSTLLRITLGLQRPSSGTVTVFGQKRVEEADFHEVRRRVGLVFQDADDQLFCPTVAEDIAFGPLNLGKTRDEALAIVDKVLGDLDLIHLKNRITHKLSGGEKRLVTLATVLAMDPEVLLLDEPTNALDTKNEARLLEILRALPQAILLVSHSPAFRLELAPDELDLRDGKPVPV
- a CDS encoding sugar ABC transporter substrate-binding protein, with amino-acid sequence MKLAKLAGAAALGVTAMAGSAMADGETVCLITKTDTNPFFVKMKEGATAKAEELGMTLKAFAGKVDGDHETQVQAIETCILDGAKGILLTASDTSSIVPAVKQARDAGVLVIALDTPLEPIDSADATFATDNFLAGLLIGQWAKATLGDAANDAKIATLDLAVSQPTVDVLRNQGFLQGFGVDLADPNVIGDEDDPRLVGSDVTAGNEEGGRRAMENLLAKDPTINVVHTINEPAAAGAYEALKAIGRENDVLIVSVDGGCPGVQNVADGVIGATSQQYPLLMASLGVEAVKKWADEGVKPENTPGKDFFDTGVALVTDKPAEGVESISVKEGMDLCWG
- the cbiQ gene encoding cobalt ECF transporter T component CbiQ yields the protein MAHVLGHQEKTLAEAGDGPDGLISQLDPRMRIVMAVAFAVVTVALSSLGALCVALTVSLSLLIVSRLPWRKTLKRMAMMDGFILFMLVLLPFSMPGAPMFTLWGFPASWQGFWKAVEIALTANAVILSLMVLVGTMEPVTLGHALHRLRCPEKLVYLLMFTIRYIEVLREEYLRLRAAMKVRGFRPATNWHTYRSFGYLVGMMLVRAIERSERILAAMKCRGFSGRMPLLQEFALTRADIVFAAGFSGLCLGLIILEFA
- a CDS encoding DUF4198 domain-containing protein, with protein sequence MKTLLSAAAAVMALPAMANAHFLLEYTTDTMIEKPGDVPVKLVFWHPFENGHVMDLEKPQEFYVIHNGEKTDLLDTLEPIRFTGGQNEGAAFKGSVPVKRSGDYVLVTVPQPYYEESEDIYIQQLTKAFLNRNELPTDWMNPVGLPTEIIPLNKPTNIIAGSTFTGRVLADGQPVAGAEIEIEYMAAEPDMDSAAASAPKVSPMPGGAVVAISDDNGYFSFGVPKAGYWGFAALGSGPATEHEGKELSQDAVIWIRAWDLE
- a CDS encoding ROK family transcriptional regulator; protein product: MRARNERLVLSLVRRHQALAKSELARMTGLSAQTVSVIMRQLEKDGLLLRGEPVRGKVGQPSVPMRLNPDGAFFFGLKVGRRSTELVLTDFVGNVRQRKRRTYDYPTPKATLEFSTQSLGKMMSSMSPEAKGRIAGLGIAMPFYLWDWAQALQVPQEEMDPWRVSDLKADLAGRLDMPVFLQNDATAACGAELVFGPADGPRDFLYFYIGFFIGGGVVLNGAIFSGRGNSGAIGPLPVPDGTGGVRPLIDVASLYVLERAITTAGATSQSLWETTERWDVPNVQLENWLKRTASGIAHAIVSSCSLIDFECVKIDGWMPQDIKARLVEMVEDKLSKLNLTGLERPVVLEGTVGPEARSLGAASLPLSERYLSEA
- a CDS encoding cobalt ABC transporter permease, with the translated sequence MKHLVVILAVCCAPVPALAHKVIAGVFESGDVIEGEIGFSNGDMASGTEVIVTGPDGAELGRSVTDADGFFVYTPTSAVAHTFFADLGAGHVAEVTMSAEDVARVLGVAVAETGDSSSAALTPASGSAASLSVEEQQVIAKAVRDELRPLRREIAAYREQNDLQTILGGIGYIVGLFGLGFYMAARRKLAS